A single Thermoanaerobacterium sp. RBIITD DNA region contains:
- a CDS encoding transposase: MNLSVEVEEEKSTIGEKAVGINKGINSIAAISDGELYNNPRWLQKAEKKLKRLQRELSRMKKGSKNREKQKKKLAKLHEKVANQRRDYLHKISYNIVKNNDIICVEDLQVKNMMKNHKLAKSIANV, from the coding sequence ATAAACTTATCGGTTGAAGTAGAAGAAGAAAAATCAACCATAGGAGAAAAAGCAGTAGGAATAAACAAAGGAATAAACTCAATAGCTGCAATATCAGATGGAGAATTATACAACAATCCTAGATGGCTACAAAAAGCAGAAAAGAAGCTAAAAAGACTGCAAAGAGAATTATCGAGAATGAAGAAAGGGAGTAAAAACAGGGAAAAACAAAAGAAAAAATTAGCAAAACTTCACGAAAAGGTAGCAAATCAGAGAAGAGACTATCTGCACAAGATAAGCTATAACATAGTCAAAAACAATGACATCATTTGCGTTGAAGACTTGCAAGTAAAAAATATGATGAAAAATCATAAACTTGCAAAATCAATAGCAAATGTATGA
- a CDS encoding helix-turn-helix domain-containing protein, producing MICQHFLIEPTKEQEEKLFYTLYLCRKLYNYSLDQRIRHYKEKCAAFAR from the coding sequence ATGATATGTCAGCATTTTCTCATAGAGCCAACAAAAGAACAAGAAGAAAAGCTGTTCTATACACTGTATCTTTGCCGTAAATTATATAACTATTCACTGGACCAAAGAATAAGACATTACAAAGAAAAGTGCGCTGCGTTTGCGCGATAA
- a CDS encoding transposase produces MLDTFLKYKAEREGKIFIKVNPTYTAQKCSRCGKIVEKDLSVRVHKCECGLEIDRDINAAINILHEGLKQLGIAA; encoded by the coding sequence ATGTTAGATACATTTCTAAAATATAAAGCGGAGAGAGAGGGCAAAATATTCATAAAAGTAAATCCAACATACACAGCACAAAAATGTAGCAGATGCGGAAAAATTGTAGAAAAAGATTTATCAGTAAGAGTACACAAATGTGAATGTGGATTAGAAATAGATAGAGATATAAATGCAGCGATAAATATACTCCATGAAGGATTAAAGCAATTAGGAATAGCAGCATAA
- a CDS encoding DEAD/DEAH box helicase, translated as MQLLEKTLLQMLSNSVWCVTERINSRVTKFVNSITRASKPLFELLYPQRTAVLEQGLLNPAHKAVVVDMPTSSGKTLIAEFRILQALNQFAEDGGWVAYVVPTRALVNQITARLRKDLCPIGIKVEKMSGAIELDSFEETIITDKTNKFDLLVTTPEKLNLLIRYGIEERIKRKLVLAVIDEAHNIADRTRGLALELLMANIKNDCEKANFLLLTPFVPNSDDIARWLDQDSPKAISISLNWKPNDRVIGVIYPEGSKRDWNTVFETLLTSNERIQLEKKISLSKQATLDITRSKLTKGLLSVAAAKALSNRKGILIICQTPNDCWKVADKLFNETQDSTTDEDIELIKKFVSSELGADFKLIHLLNRRIGVHHSGLPDEIRYLMEWLMEKGKLNILVATTTIAQGINFPVSAVLMTTYTQRNKGFTEKMSTSDFWNLVGRSGRTEQASLGVVGIVVGAEENKKNEEILALKQYVKQNAEALVSNLVKMIESVVQLGSELDLSNLAYLPEWSQFLQYITHMFNQCSEMGEFNTKAELFLRRTYGYSHCSREKQAVVLEAVKRYGQKLNRDKGLAKLSDSTGFSFETIKATIAKANALGIDHTVWTGSKLFSANSSLKDLMGIMLSIPEICSNLEEIVPSGYAVNGDTLANITVDWVSGNDIEAIALKYFGGNSEKSLTECCRAIFSKLLNTATWGLASLQKVSSLGAGFDKLPPEEQLRLKNLPAMIYYGVNTDEAILMRMNNVPRSIAPNLGYKLKSASKDIYKITPSQAQKWLNELPDKEWHSAVAAGKALNGGEYKRVWQILNGEG; from the coding sequence ATGCAACTGCTGGAAAAAACTTTGCTGCAAATGCTTTCTAACTCTGTATGGTGTGTTACTGAAAGGATAAATTCCCGAGTAACAAAGTTTGTAAATTCAATTACACGAGCGTCAAAGCCACTATTTGAGCTTTTATATCCGCAAAGAACTGCTGTATTAGAACAGGGATTGCTTAATCCTGCTCATAAGGCTGTTGTTGTGGATATGCCAACTTCAAGTGGAAAAACATTAATTGCAGAATTCAGGATATTACAGGCGTTAAATCAGTTTGCAGAAGATGGTGGCTGGGTGGCATATGTTGTGCCTACTCGTGCTTTAGTCAACCAAATTACTGCAAGGCTTCGTAAAGATTTATGCCCCATTGGAATAAAGGTTGAAAAAATGAGCGGTGCAATTGAACTTGACTCCTTTGAAGAAACTATTATAACTGATAAAACGAATAAATTTGATTTGCTTGTAACAACCCCAGAAAAGCTCAATCTTTTAATACGGTATGGAATTGAAGAAAGAATAAAAAGAAAACTTGTTCTTGCTGTTATTGATGAAGCCCATAATATAGCAGATAGGACAAGAGGTTTGGCGTTAGAACTACTAATGGCTAATATAAAAAATGATTGTGAAAAGGCAAACTTTCTTCTCCTTACTCCATTTGTTCCTAATAGCGATGATATAGCTCGTTGGTTGGATCAAGACAGTCCAAAAGCGATAAGTATTTCGTTGAATTGGAAGCCAAACGATAGGGTTATCGGTGTTATTTACCCAGAAGGATCAAAAAGGGATTGGAATACAGTTTTTGAAACGCTTTTAACCAGTAATGAACGGATTCAATTGGAAAAGAAAATTTCTCTTTCCAAGCAGGCTACTTTAGATATTACAAGAAGCAAATTGACCAAAGGCCTTTTGAGTGTTGCTGCTGCTAAAGCACTATCTAATAGAAAAGGTATACTAATAATTTGCCAAACACCTAATGATTGTTGGAAAGTAGCAGATAAGTTGTTCAATGAAACACAAGATTCAACAACAGATGAAGATATTGAATTGATTAAAAAGTTCGTTTCTTCAGAACTTGGTGCGGATTTTAAGCTGATTCACTTGCTTAATAGACGGATAGGGGTTCACCACTCGGGATTACCTGATGAAATCAGATACTTAATGGAATGGCTAATGGAAAAAGGTAAGTTAAATATTCTTGTTGCAACCACAACCATTGCACAGGGGATCAACTTTCCGGTATCCGCTGTATTAATGACAACATATACCCAGAGAAACAAGGGTTTCACAGAAAAAATGTCGACAAGTGACTTTTGGAATCTTGTTGGTAGGTCTGGAAGGACTGAACAGGCTTCTTTAGGGGTAGTAGGCATTGTAGTTGGTGCTGAAGAAAATAAAAAGAATGAAGAAATATTAGCATTAAAACAGTATGTAAAACAAAATGCAGAAGCACTTGTGTCCAATCTTGTAAAAATGATAGAAAGTGTTGTACAACTTGGCAGTGAGCTGGATTTATCAAACCTGGCTTATTTGCCTGAATGGTCGCAATTTTTGCAATATATTACGCATATGTTTAATCAGTGTTCTGAAATGGGTGAGTTTAATACCAAAGCAGAGTTGTTCCTTCGCAGAACATATGGTTATTCTCATTGTTCCCGTGAAAAGCAAGCAGTTGTGCTGGAAGCAGTTAAGAGATACGGACAAAAACTTAATAGAGATAAAGGTCTTGCGAAACTTTCTGACTCAACAGGTTTTTCATTTGAGACTATTAAGGCAACTATTGCAAAAGCTAACGCTCTTGGAATTGACCATACTGTTTGGACTGGTTCAAAGTTGTTTTCTGCAAATAGTTCTTTAAAAGACTTAATGGGTATAATGTTAAGCATACCTGAAATCTGCAGCAACTTGGAGGAAATTGTTCCAAGTGGATATGCAGTAAATGGAGATACACTTGCTAATATTACTGTGGATTGGGTATCAGGAAATGATATAGAGGCAATAGCGTTAAAGTATTTTGGTGGCAATTCCGAAAAATCTCTAACAGAATGTTGTAGAGCTATCTTTAGTAAACTACTGAATACTGCCACTTGGGGATTGGCTTCATTACAAAAGGTTTCTTCGCTTGGTGCTGGCTTTGATAAATTACCACCAGAAGAACAGCTGCGGCTAAAGAATTTACCAGCAATGATTTATTATGGGGTTAATACAGATGAAGCCATACTTATGAGAATGAACAATGTGCCAAGAAGTATAGCCCCAAACTTGGGGTATAAGTTGAAAAGTGCTTCTAAAGATATATATAAGATTACTCCTTCACAGGCACAAAAATGGTTAAATGAATTACCTGATAAAGAATGGCATTCTGCAGTTGCGGCGGGAAAGGCACTTAATGGAGGGGAGTATAAGAGGGTTTGGCAAATCCTTAACGGTGAAGGATAA